From the genome of Fusobacterium varium, one region includes:
- a CDS encoding Uncharacterised ACR, YkgG family COG1556, whose product MTVKEMRDSLRGEQVVKALNSRNMEAFLVGTKEEALKKALELIPEGSSVGWGGSASIEEIGLKEAIKNGKYKVVDREKGSSQEEAEKLMRDIFFCDYFLASSNAVSEDGVLVNVDGNSNRVAAICYGPKHVIMIIGMNKVVKSVEDAMSRARNTAAPLNAQRFDIDTPCKKTGCCYDCKKPDTVCCQILITRYSRHVGRIKVILVNEELGF is encoded by the coding sequence ATGACAGTAAAAGAAATGAGAGATTCTTTGCGTGGAGAACAGGTGGTAAAAGCTTTAAACTCAAGAAATATGGAAGCTTTTCTTGTGGGTACAAAAGAAGAGGCTTTGAAAAAAGCTCTTGAACTTATACCAGAAGGAAGCAGTGTAGGTTGGGGAGGCTCAGCAAGTATAGAGGAAATAGGATTGAAAGAAGCTATAAAAAATGGCAAGTATAAGGTTGTGGATAGGGAAAAGGGGTCTTCGCAAGAAGAAGCTGAAAAACTTATGCGTGATATATTTTTTTGTGACTATTTTCTTGCTAGTTCCAATGCTGTTTCAGAAGATGGAGTTTTGGTAAATGTAGATGGGAATTCAAATAGAGTAGCAGCTATATGTTATGGTCCAAAACATGTGATAATGATAATAGGAATGAATAAAGTGGTAAAAAGTGTAGAAGATGCAATGTCACGTGCTAGAAATACTGCTGCACCTCTTAATGCTCAAAGATTTGATATTGATACTCCATGTAAAAAGACTGGTTGTTGTTACGATTGTAAAAAGCCAGATACTGTATGTTGTCAGATACTGATTACACGTTATAGCAGACATGTTGGAAGAATAAAGGTAATATTAGTAAATGAAGAGTTGGGATTTTAA
- the hup_17 gene encoding HCj, whose translation MTKKEFINLYFTKGEFKTKTDAERKAAAFLNLIEEVLLKEEEITFLGFGKFKVIERAPKTCRNPQTGKKMKIEAKKVVKFKPSKTLSEKIK comes from the coding sequence ATGACTAAAAAAGAATTTATTAATTTATATTTTACAAAAGGAGAGTTTAAAACTAAAACAGATGCTGAAAGAAAAGCTGCTGCCTTCTTAAATCTTATTGAAGAAGTATTATTAAAAGAAGAAGAAATTACTTTCCTTGGTTTTGGTAAATTTAAAGTTATAGAAAGAGCACCTAAAACTTGTAGAAATCCACAAACTGGTAAAAAAATGAAAATAGAAGCTAAAAAAGTTGTAAAATTTAAACCTAGTAAAACTCTTTCAGAAAAAATCAAATAA
- the shlB_2 gene encoding Hemolysin transporter protein shlB precursor has protein sequence MKIRKIWVWLFFIFNYCSYANQQELNREERRIREEEIRKLEKIEAKDEIQLNELEENIEAIGDEIRNIEINGNTILKASEIEILKKKYIGKIGGKNILNLMRELENLYLVKGYIAVRVKMDMDRADIPEGKIALKILEGHIEEIRFKDKSKGKINIFTSFPTSKGDVLNINDLDQGIDNLNSVSSNNAKLDILAGETLGGSIIEIDNQRSKKYLVQ, from the coding sequence ATGAAAATTAGAAAAATATGGGTTTGGCTCTTTTTTATATTTAATTATTGTAGTTATGCCAATCAGCAGGAATTAAACAGGGAAGAAAGAAGAATACGTGAGGAAGAAATAAGAAAACTGGAAAAAATAGAAGCAAAAGATGAGATTCAATTAAATGAATTAGAAGAAAATATTGAAGCTATTGGAGATGAAATAAGAAATATTGAAATAAATGGTAATACCATTTTAAAAGCTTCAGAAATTGAAATATTGAAGAAAAAGTACATTGGTAAAATAGGGGGAAAGAATATTCTTAATCTTATGAGAGAGCTTGAGAATCTATATTTAGTTAAAGGGTATATTGCAGTAAGAGTAAAAATGGATATGGATAGAGCAGATATACCTGAAGGGAAAATAGCTTTAAAAATTCTGGAAGGGCATATTGAAGAGATAAGATTCAAAGATAAAAGCAAAGGGAAGATTAATATCTTTACATCTTTTCCTACTTCAAAAGGAGATGTGCTAAATATCAATGACCTAGACCAAGGAATAGATAATTTGAACTCTGTATCTTCCAATAATGCTAAACTTGATATTTTAGCTGGAGAAACTCTTGGTGGCAGTATAATCGAAATTGATAATCAGAGGAGCAAAAAATATCTGGTGCAATAA
- the fhaC gene encoding TpsB transporter, with protein sequence MGLNDSFTGTYQKKLGTSTKYKDNENFSFYYRIPIKYWEFSVSKDQSEYLSTIRSFAHTYESTGISKNINYSVRRIINRNSNGKTSVGITLTNKETKNYFDGIKLITSSRKLSVLKVDVNHNRRLFNGVFYGNLAYHEGLDRFGAESDKEKGEYSPKAQFQKYTADISWYRPFNIGEQRFSYRVSLSGQYSDDILYSSEKLGIGDDTTIRGFKENSIMGDKGFYMRNEIGYNYKFLEPFIAYDYGRVKDVYKDEYYKKNGSEMSGASIGLRMYFNHFDMSFTYSKPLTAPSYIKKNTHEIYFTMSVKF encoded by the coding sequence ATGGGATTAAATGATTCTTTTACAGGAACATATCAGAAAAAACTTGGAACAAGTACAAAATACAAAGATAATGAAAATTTTTCTTTCTATTACAGAATTCCAATAAAGTATTGGGAATTTTCTGTATCTAAAGATCAATCTGAGTATCTTTCTACAATAAGATCATTTGCTCATACTTATGAATCAACAGGAATTTCAAAGAATATTAATTATTCAGTAAGAAGAATAATCAATAGAAATAGTAACGGAAAAACATCAGTGGGAATCACTTTAACAAATAAAGAAACTAAAAACTATTTTGATGGAATTAAATTGATAACAAGTTCAAGAAAATTATCAGTATTAAAAGTTGATGTAAATCATAATAGAAGGCTTTTTAATGGAGTTTTTTATGGAAATCTGGCTTATCATGAGGGATTGGATAGATTTGGCGCAGAAAGCGATAAAGAAAAAGGAGAATATTCTCCAAAAGCGCAATTTCAAAAATATACAGCAGACATAAGCTGGTATAGACCATTTAATATAGGAGAGCAAAGATTCTCATATAGAGTTTCCTTAAGTGGACAATATTCAGATGATATCCTTTATTCTTCAGAGAAATTAGGAATAGGTGACGATACTACAATCAGAGGTTTTAAAGAAAATTCAATAATGGGAGATAAAGGCTTTTATATGAGAAATGAGATTGGATATAACTATAAGTTCTTAGAACCATTTATAGCTTATGATTATGGAAGAGTTAAAGATGTATATAAAGATGAGTATTACAAGAAAAATGGCAGTGAAATGAGTGGGGCTTCAATAGGTCTTAGAATGTATTTTAACCATTTTGATATGAGTTTTACATATTCAAAACCTTTAACAGCTCCATCATATATAAAGAAGAATACACATGAAATATATTTTACTATGAGTGTTAAGTTTTAA